One region of Jonesiaceae bacterium BS-20 genomic DNA includes:
- the der gene encoding ribosome biogenesis GTPase Der has product MTTSANQPQADSAPQDAQEPVDREHALRAGLAEYDLGEEDLALLGGHFDEFGNSTSGEPLPVLAVVGRPNVGKSTLVNRILGRREAVVEDTPGVTRDRVSYPAEWAGRSFTLVDTGGWEADVLGIDARVAEQAEMAIDLADAVIFVVDATVGATATDEQVVRLLRKTKKPVLLCANKVDSSHAELEAAELWSLGLGEPHPVSALHGRGTGDLLEAAMNILPKKTQFGVARPAGPRRVALVGRPNVGKSSLLNKLAGESRVVVDDVAGTTRDPVDELIELKGEQWVFVDTAGIRRRVHQTSGADFYASLRTQAAIEKAEVAVVLLDASQTLTEQDQRIISLVVDSGRSVVIAFNKWDLMDEDRRPYLEREIERDLQSVAWAPRVNLSAHTGWHNDRLVPALNKSLASWDTRIPTGRLNSFLGELVAATPHPVRGGKQPRILFATQASARPPRFVLFATGFLEAGYRRFIERRLREEFGFEGSPIEIAVRVREKRKR; this is encoded by the coding sequence ATGACCACTTCAGCTAACCAGCCGCAAGCCGATTCTGCGCCACAAGATGCCCAGGAACCCGTTGATCGGGAACATGCACTGCGGGCCGGACTTGCAGAGTATGACCTTGGCGAGGAAGACCTTGCCCTTCTAGGGGGTCACTTTGACGAGTTCGGTAACAGCACCTCTGGAGAACCACTTCCGGTACTAGCCGTCGTTGGTCGTCCCAACGTTGGTAAGTCCACGTTGGTCAACCGTATTTTGGGCCGCCGCGAAGCGGTAGTTGAGGACACCCCGGGGGTAACCCGTGACCGTGTCAGCTACCCCGCCGAGTGGGCTGGTCGCTCCTTCACCCTGGTAGACACCGGTGGTTGGGAAGCTGACGTCCTCGGTATTGACGCACGCGTAGCCGAGCAAGCTGAAATGGCAATTGATCTTGCCGACGCCGTGATCTTCGTGGTCGACGCAACCGTTGGTGCTACCGCAACCGACGAGCAGGTTGTCCGCCTGCTGCGCAAAACCAAGAAGCCTGTGCTGCTGTGCGCCAACAAGGTTGACTCCTCGCACGCCGAGCTCGAAGCAGCTGAGCTTTGGAGCCTTGGCCTAGGGGAGCCGCACCCGGTTTCCGCGCTGCACGGCCGTGGCACCGGTGACCTGCTTGAAGCCGCCATGAACATCTTGCCTAAGAAGACACAGTTCGGTGTGGCCCGCCCGGCCGGCCCGCGCCGCGTTGCCTTGGTAGGACGCCCCAACGTTGGTAAGTCCTCGCTCCTGAACAAGCTTGCCGGCGAGAGCCGCGTAGTGGTCGATGACGTTGCTGGCACCACCCGCGACCCGGTTGATGAGCTCATTGAGCTCAAGGGTGAGCAGTGGGTCTTTGTTGACACCGCCGGTATTCGCCGTCGCGTTCACCAGACCTCAGGTGCTGACTTCTACGCTTCCTTGCGTACCCAGGCAGCAATCGAGAAGGCCGAGGTTGCCGTTGTGCTTCTCGATGCCTCACAAACGTTGACCGAGCAAGACCAGCGAATCATTTCCTTGGTTGTGGACTCCGGTCGCTCAGTTGTCATTGCGTTCAACAAGTGGGACTTGATGGACGAGGACCGCCGTCCTTACCTGGAACGTGAGATCGAGCGCGACCTGCAGAGCGTTGCTTGGGCACCGCGCGTGAACCTCTCGGCTCACACCGGTTGGCACAACGACCGCCTGGTCCCTGCGCTAAACAAGTCGCTGGCGTCTTGGGATACCCGTATTCCAACCGGCCGGTTGAACTCGTTCCTTGGTGAACTCGTTGCCGCCACCCCGCACCCTGTGCGCGGCGGTAAGCAGCCACGTATCCTCTTTGCCACCCAGGCTAGCGCCCGTCCGCCACGCTTTGTTCTCTTTGCGACCGGGTTCCTTGAGGCCGGTTACCGCCGGTTCATTGAGCGCCGTCTGCGTGAAGAGTTTGGCTTTGAAGGCTCCCCAATTGAGATCGCAGTGCGTGTCCGGGAGAAGCGTAAGCGCTAA
- a CDS encoding HIRAN domain-containing protein, with amino-acid sequence MILYGVSAVMLLAGSGSGVTAIFVIGILALLGTITLQIATRPTVEQLRLRAETLRLKAAVEQSERDVVQAKMDFLDAKIAHERQLLRSEQMARSEAPKVGPPDVPDIEVRERYRKFPRDQGIEMEIRARYYDEERARAARAGKTVKQLRAGILNIEETKAALDALLASGETMPAFRVVRGGSGLAVALPDGRGVDPKSIHLRHWDIYGSRIVGRSHYKAGQVERGDGQMLKLKREPENDHDANAIAVMTSSGASKIGYIAKGQAKRVAKAMDGGLDLVAHTMMNGSQVLVTTPEMWDEMQR; translated from the coding sequence ATGATTCTCTACGGCGTTAGCGCCGTAATGCTATTGGCTGGTTCTGGCTCGGGTGTTACTGCTATTTTCGTTATCGGGATACTTGCTTTACTCGGAACGATCACCTTGCAAATCGCAACAAGGCCAACTGTCGAACAGTTGCGGTTGCGAGCCGAAACACTCAGGCTTAAAGCTGCGGTGGAGCAGTCCGAACGCGACGTAGTTCAGGCAAAAATGGACTTTTTAGACGCTAAGATCGCACATGAGCGCCAATTATTGAGGAGCGAACAAATGGCGCGAAGTGAAGCGCCGAAAGTTGGACCGCCAGACGTGCCAGACATTGAAGTCCGCGAGCGGTATCGCAAGTTCCCTAGGGATCAAGGAATCGAGATGGAGATACGTGCTCGATACTACGATGAGGAAAGGGCGCGTGCCGCTCGGGCGGGCAAGACGGTGAAGCAGCTTCGCGCGGGGATCCTAAACATAGAAGAAACCAAAGCGGCACTCGACGCCTTGCTGGCAAGTGGCGAAACGATGCCAGCATTTCGAGTTGTTCGGGGTGGAAGCGGTCTTGCTGTAGCTTTACCTGATGGACGTGGTGTTGATCCAAAGAGCATACATCTGCGTCACTGGGATATTTATGGTTCTAGAATCGTCGGCAGGTCTCACTACAAGGCAGGCCAAGTTGAGCGGGGTGACGGACAAATGCTCAAGTTGAAGAGGGAGCCAGAGAACGACCATGACGCGAACGCGATCGCGGTGATGACGTCTTCGGGGGCTTCAAAGATTGGCTACATCGCCAAGGGGCAAGCGAAAAGAGTAGCCAAGGCAATGGATGGCGGTCTTGATCTAGTCGCGCACACAATGATGAATGGTTCCCAAGTGCTCGTAACCACACCTGAGATGTGGGACGAGATGCAGCGGTAG
- a CDS encoding helix-turn-helix transcriptional regulator — translation MNNNKNTIGPSLLRLRETVSMSQVEAAQAIGTHSSYLSKVEAGNVTVTSKWVGNASSALGKAVSARSKVTL, via the coding sequence ATGAACAACAACAAAAACACAATTGGTCCTTCTCTCCTAAGGTTGCGAGAGACAGTGAGCATGAGTCAGGTGGAAGCCGCTCAAGCAATTGGAACTCACAGTTCCTACCTTTCTAAAGTTGAAGCCGGTAACGTCACTGTTACCTCGAAGTGGGTTGGGAACGCTTCTTCCGCCCTAGGTAAGGCTGTTTCAGCGAGGTCTAAAGTAACCCTCTGA
- the istA gene encoding IS21 family transposase — MKSDGEIMEILEAYDLTQSFRSAAVLAGCSHHTVAKHVEARAAGRPIAQLAVREKITDDFLPHIEGWIDSSSGTIRSDVVHGKLIGLGYTGSERTTRRVVKQVRLAWQFGHTRVHRPWITEPGLWLQYDFGDGPVIDGVKTVLFVAWLAWSRFRIVIALRDKTAPSVFGALDRSFRILGGAPTYVLTDNEKTVTVSHIAGVPVRNLQTVDFARYYGVTVLTCAPADPATKGGVEASVKLAKADLVPKSTNLREEYDSFEELEAACASFMDRVNTREHRVTKRLPASMLNEEVLRLHRVPDDPHLVSFGVPRAVPANTPMVTFNHGQYSVPSYLLGQKVLVRQHGTGPSEQVIIMHLGPDGVREVARHHSTSPGSPAINNDHFPEHVDKIPGHYTLRPSSASELEFLAIGVGAGTWLREACAVGTKRITQKMAEAVALSKIAGVDAVDHALGTAAVHGRFAHDDLASILYSTRPNPITHSANEDVSLTQGTSSWAAITSTYPVGKEKQ, encoded by the coding sequence ATGAAGTCTGACGGAGAAATCATGGAAATTCTAGAAGCGTACGATCTGACACAGTCGTTTCGGAGTGCGGCCGTACTGGCGGGGTGTTCCCATCACACGGTTGCTAAGCATGTTGAGGCTCGGGCTGCCGGTCGGCCTATTGCCCAGCTGGCGGTTCGGGAAAAGATCACGGATGATTTTTTGCCTCATATCGAGGGGTGGATTGATAGTAGCAGCGGGACGATCCGCAGCGATGTTGTGCATGGCAAACTGATTGGGTTAGGGTACACGGGGTCTGAGCGCACGACTCGGCGTGTGGTGAAGCAGGTGCGTTTGGCTTGGCAGTTTGGACACACGCGGGTACACCGTCCGTGGATCACGGAGCCCGGGCTTTGGCTGCAGTACGACTTTGGTGATGGCCCTGTCATTGATGGCGTTAAAACGGTCTTGTTCGTGGCTTGGTTGGCATGGTCACGGTTCCGGATCGTGATCGCGCTGCGGGACAAAACAGCGCCTTCGGTGTTTGGGGCGCTGGACCGTTCCTTTCGTATTCTAGGTGGAGCCCCTACTTATGTATTGACAGATAATGAGAAAACGGTGACGGTCTCTCATATTGCAGGAGTTCCGGTCCGTAACTTGCAGACCGTTGATTTTGCGCGATATTACGGGGTCACCGTGTTGACGTGTGCGCCGGCAGATCCTGCAACCAAGGGTGGGGTGGAAGCTTCCGTCAAGCTGGCTAAGGCCGATCTCGTACCAAAATCAACGAACTTACGTGAAGAGTATGACTCCTTTGAAGAGCTCGAAGCTGCATGTGCGTCGTTCATGGATCGTGTTAATACCCGTGAGCACCGGGTGACCAAACGTCTGCCAGCGTCGATGTTGAACGAGGAAGTGTTACGCCTACACCGGGTCCCTGACGACCCGCACTTGGTGTCGTTTGGGGTTCCCCGGGCCGTGCCAGCTAATACGCCTATGGTCACGTTTAACCATGGCCAATATTCAGTGCCATCGTACTTGCTTGGGCAAAAGGTATTGGTCCGTCAGCACGGCACTGGCCCTAGTGAACAGGTCATCATCATGCATCTGGGCCCCGACGGGGTCAGGGAAGTGGCCCGCCACCACAGTACTTCACCAGGTAGTCCAGCGATCAATAATGATCATTTTCCTGAACATGTCGACAAAATTCCCGGGCACTACACGCTACGACCAAGCAGCGCGTCTGAGCTTGAGTTCTTGGCCATAGGTGTAGGGGCGGGCACGTGGTTGCGTGAAGCATGTGCGGTAGGTACCAAACGCATTACCCAGAAAATGGCAGAAGCTGTTGCACTATCAAAGATCGCGGGTGTCGATGCGGTCGATCACGCGTTGGGCACTGCAGCAGTTCATGGGCGTTTTGCGCATGATGATCTGGCCTCTATCTTGTATTCCACCAGACCCAATCCGATTACCCACAGTGCCAATGAGGACGTGTCCTTAACTCAAGGGACCAGCAGCTGGGCTGCTATCACCAGCACATACCCCGTTGGAAAGGAGAAACAATGA
- a CDS encoding IS3 family transposase (programmed frameshift) yields MSSRRKFSAEFKADAVELVISSGRPIVQVAEEIGVSDGSLGNWVRAWKKEHPDAGGDDRGPVEWAQYKALEAENAELKRENRIFGKSQRLLCREATVKDYFDFVAAQKAYFPVAWMCRKLGISRASYYRRLHPKPKTATQVRHEELETLVTTEFHDAKGMAGRDQLTLILGNKGVKISAGTVGSIMADHKLEAVRKRAWKKTTAPDPDARTEHIKNHMLDADGNRDFSSTVPGTRLCGDITYLRTGSGWLYLATVIDLANGKVIGWSMDSHMRRDLVIQALAMARDHGQLDPNGAIFHSDRGSQYTSSEFQKWCKNNKVTQSMGETGVAWDNAVAESFFSHFKTEMYHQRSFPNHLAARTAVMEYIEVWYNRKRPHARNNGIPPETALQNYQNHRQIKAA; encoded by the exons ATGTCCAGTCGTCGTAAGTTTAGTGCGGAGTTTAAGGCAGATGCGGTTGAGTTGGTGATTTCTTCTGGCCGACCAATTGTTCAGGTTGCTGAGGAAATTGGTGTTAGTGATGGTTCGTTGGGGAATTGGGTCAGGGCTTGGAAAAAAGAGCATCCTGACGCTGGTGGTGATGACCGTGGGCCGGTTGAGTGGGCTCAGTACAAGGCCTTAGAAGCTGAGAATGCGGAACTGAAGAGGGAGA ATCGCATTTTTGGGAAAAGTCAGCGCCTTCTTTGCCGCGAAGCAACAGTAAAAGATTACTTCGATTTCGTCGCTGCTCAGAAGGCTTATTTCCCGGTTGCCTGGATGTGTCGCAAACTTGGTATCTCTCGGGCCTCATATTATCGGCGGCTTCACCCGAAGCCAAAGACTGCAACCCAGGTTCGTCATGAAGAGTTAGAGACCCTTGTGACTACGGAGTTCCATGATGCCAAGGGTATGGCGGGCCGCGATCAACTCACGTTGATATTAGGCAATAAAGGGGTCAAGATCAGTGCCGGCACAGTCGGTTCAATTATGGCTGATCACAAGCTTGAAGCAGTGCGGAAGCGGGCTTGGAAGAAGACCACGGCCCCTGATCCTGATGCCCGAACCGAGCATATTAAGAACCATATGCTTGACGCCGATGGCAATCGCGACTTCTCTTCAACGGTGCCCGGGACAAGGCTTTGTGGCGATATAACCTATCTTCGCACTGGGTCAGGGTGGTTGTATTTGGCCACCGTTATTGACCTAGCAAACGGCAAGGTAATTGGTTGGTCAATGGACAGCCATATGCGACGAGATCTTGTTATTCAAGCCCTAGCGATGGCCAGAGATCACGGACAGTTGGATCCCAATGGAGCCATATTTCACTCAGATCGTGGCTCACAATACACTTCGAGCGAATTTCAGAAATGGTGCAAAAACAACAAGGTCACTCAGTCCATGGGAGAGACGGGGGTGGCTTGGGACAATGCTGTGGCTGAATCATTCTTTTCGCATTTTAAGACTGAAATGTATCATCAACGGTCGTTCCCCAATCACCTCGCAGCTCGCACCGCGGTGATGGAATATATCGAAGTTTGGTACAACCGTAAACGGCCTCACGCCCGCAACAATGGGATACCACCAGAAACAGCGTTACAGAACTACCAAAACCACCGCCAGATCAAGGCAGCTTAA
- a CDS encoding ATP-binding protein, giving the protein MMLNDVDHQKIRSLRLTVFAQKFFELVNDPANEKLLPEEVFMKAADHTLDIRRSNKIDRLIKQARFPLPTASIAELHYLPGRAINETQMKRYANHPWRDDPTNLLIIAPSGGGKTYIACAIGIAACHTEYSVYYSRLDELARKLLTARDNNKEYDALLERLNETDILILDDFLTVGVDQNVASDLFAILVGREHKLPTIIVSQTEPGYWLQALPDRVAADSIVNRLANNARVLNIGDTDMRKLKHEKARDQADFWE; this is encoded by the coding sequence ATGATGCTCAACGACGTGGATCACCAAAAAATCAGGTCTCTTCGGTTGACCGTATTTGCACAGAAATTCTTCGAGCTGGTCAATGACCCAGCGAATGAGAAGTTACTGCCCGAAGAAGTGTTCATGAAAGCAGCAGACCACACCTTAGATATTCGCCGGTCCAACAAGATCGACCGGCTCATCAAACAAGCCCGGTTTCCATTACCCACCGCTTCGATTGCGGAGCTGCACTACCTGCCAGGGCGGGCAATCAACGAAACCCAGATGAAACGGTACGCAAACCACCCCTGGCGTGATGACCCCACAAACCTGTTGATCATCGCGCCAAGCGGTGGCGGAAAAACCTACATCGCCTGCGCAATTGGGATCGCCGCCTGCCACACCGAATACTCCGTGTATTACTCACGACTCGATGAGCTCGCAAGGAAACTGCTGACCGCCCGCGATAACAACAAGGAATACGACGCGCTGCTAGAAAGGCTCAACGAAACAGATATTTTGATCCTGGACGACTTCTTGACGGTGGGAGTCGATCAAAACGTGGCCAGTGACCTGTTTGCGATCTTGGTCGGGCGAGAACACAAACTACCCACCATCATCGTCAGCCAGACCGAACCCGGATACTGGCTCCAAGCCCTACCCGACCGTGTCGCAGCAGACTCCATCGTCAACCGACTGGCCAACAACGCCAGAGTCTTAAATATCGGAGACACCGATATGCGCAAACTTAAACACGAAAAGGCTCGAGACCAAGCTGACTTTTGGGAATAG
- the istB gene encoding IS21-like element helper ATPase IstB — MNPLNTPAAGLPSDLEAMMRSLKMPHARQLAPDLIATAKAQRWEPVEVIKALFAEEIKGRAASMLAIRRKAAKFPSGKTFEAWDPALSSIPLPTQNGLRTLEWIHRHENLVVCGPSGTGKSFFLEALGQQAVEEGLKVAWFRLEDLGQLIRAHRTDDSVTKAIERLLRADLIILDDIGLLPVAQDTAEGLYRVVDAAYEKRSIAISSNLHPAGFDELMPKTLATATVDRLLHHAHVCQTSGDSVRFTQALEGKGIAQLK, encoded by the coding sequence ATGAATCCACTCAATACCCCAGCTGCTGGACTTCCCAGTGATCTAGAAGCAATGATGCGATCGCTGAAGATGCCCCATGCCCGCCAGTTAGCCCCTGACCTGATCGCTACCGCCAAAGCACAACGCTGGGAACCCGTCGAGGTCATCAAAGCCTTGTTCGCAGAAGAAATCAAAGGTCGAGCAGCCTCCATGCTTGCCATCCGCCGCAAAGCAGCGAAGTTTCCTAGCGGTAAAACCTTCGAGGCCTGGGATCCGGCACTGTCTTCAATCCCGCTACCTACCCAAAATGGGCTGCGCACCTTGGAATGGATCCACCGCCACGAAAATCTCGTGGTCTGCGGACCATCTGGGACAGGTAAGAGCTTCTTCCTCGAAGCCCTTGGACAGCAAGCTGTTGAAGAAGGTCTAAAAGTCGCCTGGTTCCGGCTCGAAGACCTAGGCCAACTCATCCGAGCCCACCGCACCGATGACAGCGTCACCAAAGCCATCGAACGCCTCCTACGAGCAGACCTCATCATCCTCGATGACATCGGACTATTACCCGTCGCACAAGACACAGCCGAAGGCCTCTACCGGGTCGTAGATGCAGCATACGAGAAGCGCTCAATCGCAATATCCTCCAACCTACACCCAGCCGGATTCGACGAACTCATGCCCAAAACCCTAGCCACCGCGACCGTGGACCGACTCCTACACCACGCCCACGTATGCCAAACCAGCGGTGACTCAGTACGATTCACCCAAGCCCTGGAAGGAAAAGGAATAGCCCAACTCAAGTAA
- a CDS encoding ImmA/IrrE family metallo-endopeptidase has protein sequence MIDLITLARRQGFHVEFLPLAEYDGLLLSGGNILVDSGITERRQRETIAHELGYAYYGHSHGAEHDDEIYERQANSFAARLLVDPVEYAIAESLHPHPGAIAKELGVSQYLVELRQTQLQSV, from the coding sequence TTGATCGATCTCATCACTTTGGCAAGGCGGCAAGGATTCCACGTGGAGTTCTTGCCGCTTGCCGAATATGACGGATTGCTATTGTCTGGCGGGAATATTCTCGTGGACTCTGGAATAACTGAGCGCAGGCAGCGCGAGACCATTGCCCATGAACTGGGGTATGCCTACTATGGGCACTCCCATGGCGCTGAGCACGATGACGAGATCTATGAGCGCCAGGCAAACAGTTTCGCCGCGAGGCTGCTGGTAGACCCGGTTGAGTACGCCATTGCCGAATCCCTCCACCCTCACCCCGGGGCAATAGCGAAAGAACTCGGCGTATCCCAATACCTCGTAGAATTGCGGCAAACCCAGTTACAGTCTGTCTAG
- a CDS encoding lysophospholipid acyltransferase family protein: protein MKNKADTAPWAPRPFGPKWARIVGLVLVKTLWRVQVTGQENVCAAGPIIVAGNHTALLDGPLLIGVTPRPAHFLVKGSLFSGPLGVILRGAGQIPVTKEKGRGALAAAQTVLERGGAVGIFPEGTRGAGDLSQIHPGVGWLAAHTQTPVVPVAILGTRTAGKSVKSLPRLRSKIVVHFGVPVTPQPTETPGRRDVVAATEQVRQALIETITQTSSASGISLPQDPPKRETN from the coding sequence ATGAAGAACAAAGCGGATACCGCACCGTGGGCGCCGCGTCCATTTGGGCCTAAGTGGGCCCGGATTGTGGGCCTGGTGTTGGTAAAGACCCTGTGGCGGGTCCAAGTGACCGGACAAGAGAACGTATGTGCTGCCGGCCCAATCATTGTGGCCGGCAACCACACCGCGTTACTTGATGGCCCCTTGTTGATCGGGGTGACGCCACGTCCCGCGCACTTTTTGGTTAAAGGATCGTTGTTTAGTGGTCCGCTCGGCGTGATCCTGCGCGGGGCCGGGCAGATTCCGGTGACCAAGGAGAAGGGACGCGGCGCATTAGCCGCGGCCCAGACGGTCCTGGAGCGCGGGGGAGCCGTGGGAATATTCCCAGAAGGCACCCGCGGAGCCGGGGACCTTTCTCAGATTCACCCCGGCGTCGGCTGGCTTGCCGCCCATACCCAGACCCCCGTTGTTCCCGTTGCTATTTTGGGCACCCGGACCGCCGGAAAGTCCGTCAAGTCGCTACCGCGGTTACGGTCCAAGATTGTGGTCCATTTTGGGGTGCCGGTAACACCGCAGCCGACGGAAACTCCCGGCCGGCGCGACGTGGTTGCGGCCACCGAACAGGTCAGGCAAGCGCTCATTGAAACGATCACGCAGACCTCAAGCGCTTCCGGAATCTCATTACCCCAAGACCCACCAAAGCGCGAGACCAACTAG
- a CDS encoding UTP--glucose-1-phosphate uridylyltransferase codes for MSNSGLQQARTKMQEASVHPIAISVFERLYRQLEQNTDGFIRESDISPLTEVTSLGDLDGGDVLASTLQTGVPDPSAIDVARADQPAKALAKTAMVKLNGGLGTSMGMSQAKSLLPVHQGLSFLDIIAGQVRWARARHGISLPIIFMNSFRTEADTLAALAKYPDLAVPGIGISMMQNQEPKLRADDLTPVEWPANPELEWCPPGHGDVYTVLQTSGTLDALVAAGYEYLNISNADNLGSAPNPTIAQWFEDSGASFAAEVVQKTEADRKGGAQVVRDGQIIQRETAQIAPEDMDVASDITVHRFFNANNLWIRISALQELIAKNDGVVALPLIKNYKTVDPTDKTSTPVVQIECAMAAAIELFPDAVAVHIDRSRFLPVKTTNDLLLLRSDIYALTESFNLRAQAVEPLITLDPAHYALINEFDARFPAGPPALSQAESLTVTGDWTFGADVTALGAAVLSSDDPAAPQEVPAGTKITAQGITA; via the coding sequence ATGTCAAACAGTGGACTTCAACAGGCTCGCACCAAGATGCAAGAAGCATCGGTGCACCCGATTGCGATTTCAGTTTTTGAACGGCTCTACCGGCAGTTAGAGCAGAACACGGATGGGTTTATCCGTGAGTCTGACATTTCGCCGCTGACCGAGGTCACCTCGTTGGGTGACCTCGACGGCGGCGATGTGCTTGCTAGCACGTTGCAGACCGGTGTGCCCGACCCATCGGCCATTGATGTTGCCCGAGCCGATCAGCCGGCCAAGGCGTTGGCCAAGACCGCCATGGTAAAGCTCAACGGTGGTTTGGGCACGTCCATGGGGATGAGCCAAGCAAAGTCATTGTTGCCGGTCCACCAGGGTTTGAGTTTCCTCGACATCATTGCGGGACAGGTCCGCTGGGCTCGCGCGCGGCACGGTATCTCGTTGCCGATCATCTTCATGAATAGCTTCCGTACGGAAGCTGACACGCTTGCAGCGCTAGCGAAGTACCCGGACCTAGCCGTGCCAGGCATCGGCATTTCTATGATGCAGAACCAGGAGCCCAAACTCCGCGCGGATGACCTGACCCCCGTTGAGTGGCCGGCGAACCCGGAACTTGAGTGGTGCCCACCTGGTCACGGTGACGTTTACACCGTGCTGCAAACTTCAGGAACCCTCGACGCGCTCGTTGCTGCGGGGTACGAATACCTTAATATTTCTAACGCAGACAACCTCGGTTCGGCACCAAACCCAACGATTGCTCAGTGGTTTGAAGATAGCGGCGCAAGCTTTGCTGCCGAGGTCGTCCAAAAGACCGAGGCGGACCGCAAGGGTGGCGCCCAGGTTGTGCGCGACGGCCAGATCATCCAACGTGAGACCGCGCAGATCGCTCCCGAGGACATGGATGTTGCCAGCGACATCACCGTGCACCGGTTCTTCAACGCCAATAACCTTTGGATCCGGATCTCCGCGCTCCAAGAGCTTATTGCCAAGAACGATGGGGTAGTAGCCCTGCCGCTTATCAAGAATTACAAGACGGTCGATCCCACCGATAAGACGTCAACGCCCGTGGTCCAGATTGAATGTGCGATGGCCGCCGCGATTGAGCTTTTCCCGGACGCCGTCGCAGTACACATTGACCGGTCCCGGTTCCTGCCCGTCAAGACCACCAACGATCTGCTGCTGCTGCGCTCAGACATTTACGCGCTAACCGAGAGTTTTAACCTGCGTGCCCAAGCCGTTGAGCCACTCATTACGCTGGATCCAGCCCACTACGCCCTGATTAACGAGTTTGATGCTCGTTTCCCTGCGGGACCACCCGCGCTCTCGCAAGCCGAGAGCCTCACGGTAACGGGGGACTGGACGTTTGGTGCAGACGTAACCGCGCTGGGCGCTGCGGTGTTGTCCTCGGACGATCCCGCCGCCCCGCAAGAGGTTCCCGCCGGAACCAAAATCACCGCGCAAGGTATCACGGCATAA
- a CDS encoding DUF6318 family protein, with product MVTMLTLFLDWRVQLSHRRGSGTAWCALAVATGLVLTGCGTESEPIPTATPTSTETAPSTPEPGKSTDAPEPTAEPTTTEPTPESAPPDPAQLINENTEEGAKSAAKYFLEVHNYSFVSLDLDLWDSIGSEECEFCLNTADKVRELLEEKKLLRGGDASIMAFHETEEFVAGVWELKVTLKQTPYAVIDETNTSLEEATPQDWETSIFAEFKNSRWYLLDIG from the coding sequence ATGGTTACCATGCTCACACTCTTCTTGGATTGGCGGGTTCAGTTATCGCACCGGCGCGGTAGTGGGACGGCCTGGTGTGCTCTTGCTGTAGCAACTGGGCTGGTGCTGACTGGTTGTGGCACAGAGTCTGAGCCGATTCCGACAGCCACACCAACGTCAACGGAGACAGCGCCGTCCACACCAGAGCCAGGCAAGAGTACTGATGCTCCCGAGCCCACTGCCGAGCCGACTACTACCGAACCCACACCGGAATCCGCCCCTCCAGACCCTGCCCAACTCATTAATGAGAACACCGAAGAAGGTGCAAAGAGCGCAGCGAAGTATTTCTTGGAAGTACACAATTACAGCTTTGTGAGTTTGGATCTGGACCTTTGGGATTCCATTGGCAGTGAGGAATGCGAGTTCTGCCTGAATACAGCGGACAAGGTCAGGGAGCTGCTCGAAGAGAAGAAGTTACTCAGGGGAGGCGATGCATCGATCATGGCTTTTCACGAAACCGAAGAGTTCGTGGCGGGTGTATGGGAATTGAAGGTGACACTCAAGCAGACCCCTTACGCAGTGATTGATGAGACAAACACATCTTTGGAGGAGGCAACTCCACAAGACTGGGAAACCAGTATTTTTGCTGAGTTCAAAAACTCGCGGTGGTACTTACTGGATATCGGTTGA